A region of Clostridium acetobutylicum ATCC 824 DNA encodes the following proteins:
- a CDS encoding GH-E family nuclease, protein MLLQVAAGTVLVVTGVGAGFGVVLIAGGINSAINHASMATTGNSFNIMGNLTNGALQWYNKNIGEPLVKTGNPVAKFVAGLGDSAIQTAGGVWQFSVYDTGKAVYTLATNPEAQAQVGKSIGNWWNQIRSGNAYVIGQTTGVVASVLVAPGDIGAAAGKASKAESLLGKVGTFSKSVAVSSAKSAKNIINLPGRTIDNLRSKFTDLSTALGQGNGIRYAFQAAGDDGSIFSKINEENIEHVDADKICEDRYAQWIKGKMSEGTADANKIKIQKPKAYSNPKMRPKYGKNQVKDVWNSAKDIDGKVYDPNTGEELSWDTSKSRAGQWDMGHTPENKYSEWHKKYIDGEITKKEFLEWYRNPNNYRPESPSANRSHKYE, encoded by the coding sequence ATGCTATTGCAAGTTGCTGCAGGAACAGTGCTTGTTGTGACAGGAGTTGGAGCGGGTTTTGGTGTTGTTCTCATTGCAGGTGGTATTAATAGTGCTATCAATCATGCCTCAATGGCAACAACTGGCAATAGTTTTAACATAATGGGAAACTTGACAAATGGGGCTTTACAATGGTATAACAAAAACATTGGAGAGCCTTTAGTGAAAACAGGAAATCCCGTCGCAAAGTTTGTAGCTGGTTTAGGCGATAGTGCTATTCAAACGGCTGGAGGAGTGTGGCAGTTTAGTGTATATGATACGGGAAAAGCAGTTTATACTTTGGCAACAAATCCTGAAGCACAAGCACAAGTTGGTAAAAGTATTGGAAACTGGTGGAATCAGATTCGTAGTGGAAATGCCTATGTTATAGGACAAACAACTGGAGTTGTCGCAAGTGTACTTGTTGCTCCAGGAGATATAGGTGCTGCGGCTGGTAAGGCAAGCAAGGCGGAAAGTTTACTTGGTAAAGTAGGTACATTCTCAAAATCCGTTGCTGTTTCAAGTGCAAAAAGTGCTAAGAATATAATTAATTTACCAGGAAGAACGATCGATAATCTTAGGAGTAAGTTTACAGATTTGAGTACAGCACTTGGTCAAGGTAATGGTATCAGATATGCGTTTCAGGCTGCAGGCGATGATGGCTCAATTTTTAGCAAAATAAATGAGGAAAATATAGAACATGTAGATGCAGATAAAATATGTGAAGATAGGTATGCACAATGGATTAAAGGTAAGATGTCTGAGGGGACGGCTGATGCTAATAAGATAAAAATTCAGAAACCTAAGGCGTATTCTAATCCCAAAATGAGACCTAAATATGGGAAAAATCAAGTAAAAGATGTATGGAATAGTGCAAAGGATATTGATGGTAAGGTTTATGACCCAAATACTGGAGAAGAATTATCCTGGGACACAAGTAAATCTAGAGCTGGTCAATGGGATATGGGACATACACCAGAAAATAAATATAGCGAGTGGCATAAAAAATATATAGATGGAGAAATTACAAAGAAGGAATTTTTAGAATGGTATAGAAATCCTAATAATTATAGACCAGAAAGCCCATCAGCAAATAGAAGCCATAAATATGAATAA
- a CDS encoding ankyrin repeat domain-containing protein encodes MPTKKADIYTLAKFGDLGAFKESFKIENINDKSESGSGLLHYAISGLKFDIAMFLIENGIDVNITNEVGQTALHYICNYPNIDVAKCILKHGGDINIRDKYYNNALWTAVFNCKGRYYDMVELFMEYSPDVETKNNAGRSPLDFAIQVGNEKLIKMLRKKE; translated from the coding sequence ATGCCAACAAAAAAAGCAGATATTTATACTTTAGCCAAATTCGGAGATTTAGGTGCTTTTAAAGAATCTTTTAAAATTGAAAATATAAATGATAAAAGTGAATCAGGTTCAGGATTATTGCATTATGCAATTTCAGGATTAAAATTTGATATAGCAATGTTTTTGATAGAAAATGGGATTGATGTAAATATTACTAACGAAGTTGGACAAACTGCATTACATTATATATGTAATTATCCCAATATAGATGTAGCTAAATGTATTTTAAAACATGGAGGGGACATAAATATAAGAGATAAGTATTATAATAATGCATTATGGACTGCGGTTTTTAATTGTAAAGGTAGATACTATGATATGGTAGAATTATTTATGGAGTATAGTCCAGATGTAGAAACTAAAAATAATGCTGGAAGGTCACCATTAGATTTTGCTATCCAAGTAGGAAATGAAAAGTTAATAAAAATGCTAAGAAAAAAAGAATAG
- a CDS encoding polymorphic toxin type 15 domain-containing protein, translating into MNKLTVDEYLKNRERYIEEGRAIEGNMAQQAARDKALADKVDELRSSGMSLKEAETQAQNWLDTQAALHNPDQIAGGNPLNIGGMGDKGINSSIGAQWKYRIDAVDEQIQSMAKNMTDAERKSNYLNVKLTY; encoded by the coding sequence ATGAACAAATTGACAGTTGATGAGTATTTAAAGAATAGAGAAAGATATATTGAAGAAGGTAGAGCAATAGAAGGAAATATGGCTCAGCAGGCTGCAAGAGATAAAGCCTTAGCTGATAAAGTTGATGAACTAAGAAGCTCTGGAATGTCATTAAAAGAAGCAGAAACACAAGCACAAAATTGGTTAGATACACAAGCGGCATTGCATAATCCAGACCAAATTGCAGGAGGAAATCCATTGAATATTGGTGGAATGGGTGATAAAGGAATCAACTCATCCATTGGGGCTCAATGGAAATATAGAATAGATGCTGTTGATGAGCAAATTCAATCAATGGCTAAAAATATGACTGATGCTGAAAGGAAAAGTAATTACTTAAATGTAAAATTAACATATTAG
- a CDS encoding T6SS immunity protein Tdi1 domain-containing protein — translation MNNYLFKKFDINIRANDDTIKKYREKLPTELLSVWTEYGFGSILDGYLKVINPDEYSPIIEMSYFRADVSIPIFITAFGDIITWEENKYIGIIRYKKGNFQIISSGFKYFFSDLQDDYFIEKYLEIDKYNEAIKNLGLIQYDECFGYVPLLGLGGSEKVENLKKVKIKEHIELITQMVGKIE, via the coding sequence ATGAATAATTATTTATTTAAAAAGTTTGATATAAATATTAGAGCTAATGATGATACTATTAAAAAGTATAGAGAAAAATTACCAACAGAATTATTATCAGTTTGGACTGAATATGGATTTGGAAGCATCTTAGATGGATATTTAAAAGTAATTAATCCAGATGAATATAGCCCAATTATAGAAATGTCTTATTTTAGAGCAGATGTATCAATACCTATTTTTATAACGGCTTTTGGAGATATTATTACATGGGAAGAAAATAAATATATAGGGATAATTAGATATAAAAAAGGGAATTTTCAGATAATATCATCGGGGTTTAAATACTTCTTTAGCGATTTACAAGATGATTATTTCATAGAAAAATATTTAGAAATAGATAAATATAATGAGGCTATAAAGAATCTAGGATTAATTCAATATGATGAATGCTTTGGATATGTACCTTTACTAGGTCTTGGCGGCAGTGAAAAAGTAGAAAACTTAAAAAAAGTAAAGATAAAAGAGCATATAGAATTAATTACACAAATGGTAGGTAAAATTGAATAA